A genomic window from Gambusia affinis linkage group LG16, SWU_Gaff_1.0, whole genome shotgun sequence includes:
- the egln3 gene encoding egl nine homolog 3 produces the protein MPFIENVSYSDLERLALERLTPALLSHGFCYVDGLLGDLAGSAVLDQVMEMHRSGQLQDGRLAGSIPGVSRKSIRGDQIAWVSGSERGCEAINFLLNLIDRLISVCASRLEDKAIRERSKAMVACYPGDGAGYVKHVDNPNRDGRRLTCIYYLNKNWNPKEHGGVLRIFPEGKPYVADIKPLFDRLLIFWSDRRNPHEVQPSYSTRYAITVWYFDSEERAQAKKRFRDLTASTEQQGSSSS, from the exons ATGCCCTTTATTGAGAACGTGTCGTACTCGGACTTGGAGCGGCTGGCTCTGGAGCGGCTCACTCCGGCTCTGCTGTCCCACGGCTTCTGCTACGTGGACGGTCTCCTCGGGGATCTGGCCGGAAGCGCCGTGTTGGACCAGGTGATGGAGATGCACCGCTCCGGACAGCTCCAAGACGGCCGGCTGGCCGGCTCTATCCCGGGCGTCAGCCGCAAGAGCATCCGCGGGGATCAGATCGCTTGGGTGAGCGGCTCGGAACGCGGCTGCGAGGCGATCAACTTCCTGCTCAATCTGATTGATCGGCTCATCTCCGTGTGCGCCAGCCGCCTGGAAGACAAGGCGATCCGGGAAAGGTCTAAG GCCATGGTGGCATGCTACCCAGGAGATGGGGCAGGCTACGTGAAGCATGTGGACAACCCAAACCGTGACGGACGCCGTCTTACCTGCATCTACTACCTGAACAAGAACTGGAACCCAAAG GAGCATGGTGGTGTCCTCAGGATCTTTCCAGAAGGAAAACCATACGTGGCTGACATCAAGCCGCTTTTTGACAGGCTCCTCATCTTCTGGTCTGACCGCAGGAACCCACATGAGGTGCAGCCCTCCTATTCCACCAG GTATGCTATCACAGTTTGGTACTTTGACTCTGAGGAGCGAGCCCAGGCTAAGAAGCGCTTCAGAGATCTAACAG CTTCCACAGAGCAGCAGGGCAGCAGTTCTAGTTGA